The bacterium genomic interval GATTCCATTCGACAAAGCGCAGGAAATGATTGCTCTCGGCGGCGACATTCGGTTTGCCGCCCGTCAAATTGGCGGGACAGACGCGGAAATGAATGGCAACAATATCTGGGTCGTGGACCGGAAAATGTTTCAAAAGTTTACGACCGATGTATCCCGCTTTGACACAGAAGAAATTGTCCGCCGTTACAGCTTGAACTATCCACAGGCGGAAATTCTGGTGCCGGCACTGCTCGCGTATCGCAGCATCATTGAACGCACAAAAGTGGAACGGATTCATGTAATGAGCGTGAGCATTCGCGCAGGCATCCTTCTGGATATGGCCCAGCGAGCCGGTCTGGAATCGTTTGATGAACAGATTCTTGCGTCCGCTCGCGGACTCGCGGCAAAATATCATTCCAACGAAAACCACATTGAACAGGTCCGGAAACTTGCGCTTACCATATTCGATCAATTGCAGGACGAACACCGGCTGGGAAGAAAAGAACGCTTATACCTGGAGGTCGCGGCTCTCCTTCATGATGTCGGGACTTTCATCAGTGATCGCTCTCACCATAAGCACACCTGGTACATTATTTCTTCATCCGAAATCTTCGGGTTGTCCCGTTCCGATATGGACCTGATTGCAAATATTGCGCGCTATCATCGAAAGTCCCCTCCCACCAGGTCACACCTTCCTTATATATCTCTGGACCGTGAATCCCGCATGATTGTCAGCAAACTCGCCGGTATCTTGCGAGTCGCAGACGCTCTGGATCAGGATTACAGCAAGAAAATTCAGACTTTGAAAATTGTGCCGGATCAAGAGCGCGGCCGTTATGTTCTGGAAGTCGAAGCGGATGGCGACCTGGCAATGGAGAAGCTTTCCTTGCAAAACAAGAGCGATCTGTTTAGAGAGATTTTTGGCAGACCTAT includes:
- a CDS encoding Ppx/GppA family phosphatase; this encodes MDRKKPVIVAAIDVGSSGIRMEISEAQADGSLRTLENLNRAVALGKDTFTHGNLREETIQTVCQSLADFSQVMKDYNVTRYRAVATSAIREAGNADTFIDRAFLRSGIEIDVIDGSEENRLTYMAIHETAQGKIDLQNQNTLVVEVGGGSTDISFLQAGKPLHFGTFALGAVRLRQSLVGVKGEWKQRLKLLDRQIKNTIDTIANTIPFDKAQEMIALGGDIRFAARQIGGTDAEMNGNNIWVVDRKMFQKFTTDVSRFDTEEIVRRYSLNYPQAEILVPALLAYRSIIERTKVERIHVMSVSIRAGILLDMAQRAGLESFDEQILASARGLAAKYHSNENHIEQVRKLALTIFDQLQDEHRLGRKERLYLEVAALLHDVGTFISDRSHHKHTWYIISSSEIFGLSRSDMDLIANIARYHRKSPPTRSHLPYISLDRESRMIVSKLAGILRVADALDQDYSKKIQTLKIVPDQERGRYVLEVEADGDLAMEKLSLQNKSDLFREIFGRPIEVHQTNAVESS